In Juglans microcarpa x Juglans regia isolate MS1-56 chromosome 8D, Jm3101_v1.0, whole genome shotgun sequence, the following are encoded in one genomic region:
- the LOC121242984 gene encoding probable arabinosyltransferase ARAD2, whose amino-acid sequence MPYASLVQRGLNIGIGSVGGIAGEKLWDSLINEPGVIMEEGFPSATRREQPIRGMRSSEFGLHLAGDTPTLCRLFEAIQSFFISVIVSDNIELPV is encoded by the exons ATGCCATACGCTTCTTTAGTTCAAAGGGGGCTAAACATAGGCATCGGGTCAGTG GGAGGCATAGCTGGAGAGAAATTGTGGGACTCGTTGATTAATGAGCCGGGCGTTATCATGGAAGAAGGCTTCCCAAGTGCCACTAGGAGGGAGCAGCCAATTAGAGGGATGAGATCATCTGAGTTCGGCTTGCACCTAGCTGGAGACacccccacttt ATGCCGACTTTTTGAAGCCATTCAAAGTTTCTTTATATCTGTTATTGTCAGTGATAACATTGAGCTTCCCGTTTGA
- the LOC121242982 gene encoding photosystem II protein D1-like translates to MGREWELSFRLGMRPWIAVAYLAPVAAATAVFLIYPIGQGSFSDGMPLGISGTFNFMIVFQAEHNILMHPFHMLGVAGIFGSSLFSAMRGSLVTSSLIRETTENESANEGYKFGQEEETYNIIAVHGYFGRLIFQYASFNNSRSLHFFLTAWPIVGIWFTALGSVMTQAKMIECLFSF, encoded by the coding sequence ATGGGTCGTGAGTGGGAACTTAGTTTCCGTCTGGGTATGCGCCCTTGGATTGCTGTTGCATATTTAGCTCCTGTTGCAGCTGCTACTGCTGTTTTCTTGATCTATCCAATTGGTCAAGGAAGCTTTTCTGACGGTATGCCTCTAGGAATTTCTGGTACTTTCAACTTTATGATTGTATTCCAGGCTGAGCACAACATCCTTATGCACCCATTTCACATGTTAGGTGTAGCTGGTATATTCGGCAGCTCCCTATTCAGTGCTATGCGTGGTTCCTTGGTAACTTCTAGTTTGATCAGGGAAACCACAGAAAATGAATCTGCTAATGAAGGTTACAAATTCGGTCAAGAGGAAGAAACTTATAATATCATAGCTGTTCATGGTTATTTTGGCCGATTGATCTTCCAATATGCTAGTTTCAATAATTCTCGTTCTTTACATTTCTTCCTAACGGCTTGGCCTATAGTAGGTATCTGGTTCACCGCTTTAGGCAGTGTGATGACTCAGGCAAAAATGATAGAATGTCTGTTTTCATTCTGA
- the LOC121242983 gene encoding uncharacterized protein LOC121242983 produces the protein MSLQCLVCHCVESPSHSFRSFSTSDNDGRCSAIANCLTRKLSLTPTAATSCYTSSSKVTPQPTIPGNNVGAPRLVRSRAVRRDLVRDWNFDEVVLEH, from the coding sequence ATGAGTCTGCAGTGTCTTGTGTGTCACTGTGTAGAAAGTCCTTCGCACTCTTTTAGGAGTTTTTCTACTTCTGACAATGATGGAAGATGTTCTGCTATTGCCAATTGCTTAACCCGGAAATTATCACTAACCCCAACTGCGGCAACCTCTTGTTACACATCATCATCCAAAGTGACCCCACAACCAACAATTCCAGGCAACAATGTGGGTGCCCCTCGACTTGTCCGAAGCCGGGCTGTGAGAAGGGATCTTGTGAGAGACTGGAACTTTGATGAGGTGGTGCTGGAGCATTGA